A region of Bombilactobacillus folatiphilus DNA encodes the following proteins:
- the ribF gene encoding riboflavin biosynthesis protein RibF produces MQVQTLNYPFRNDLQLPAKQVLAAGFFDGLHLGHQNLIKTAVRLARIQKIPVAVLTFDRHPALVYQPESVDSNYQYLTPLNRKLELLEQLGVDTVYIAEFNPIFAHLEPKDFVEQFLMKLHLKALVAGFDWTFGPKTLANMDLLRQLVHRRFEIYEIPSLNFGQRKISSTHIRASLKTGQMAEANLFLGYNYQNEGLVVHGYQMGRQLGFPTANLSMSNEQFIPRIGVYVSRVKVGQTWWPAMTSIGRNITFKRGDNPLTIEANLLDFDQDLYGKTLQIEWLDYLRDEVKFADASALIAQLHQDQENTELYFRK; encoded by the coding sequence GTGCAAGTTCAAACTTTAAATTATCCTTTTCGCAATGATTTACAATTACCAGCAAAACAAGTTCTAGCTGCTGGTTTTTTTGATGGATTGCATTTAGGACATCAAAATTTAATTAAAACGGCGGTTCGTTTAGCCAGAATTCAGAAAATTCCCGTGGCAGTGTTGACCTTTGATCGTCATCCGGCACTGGTTTACCAACCGGAATCAGTCGACAGTAATTATCAATATTTGACTCCCTTGAATCGAAAATTAGAATTGTTGGAGCAATTGGGAGTAGACACGGTGTATATTGCTGAGTTTAATCCGATTTTTGCACATTTAGAGCCTAAAGATTTTGTGGAACAATTTTTAATGAAACTGCATTTAAAAGCATTGGTCGCGGGTTTTGATTGGACTTTTGGACCTAAAACGCTTGCTAACATGGACTTATTACGTCAATTAGTTCATCGAAGATTTGAGATTTATGAAATACCTAGCTTGAATTTTGGACAGCGAAAAATTTCTTCCACACATATTCGGGCATCTTTAAAAACTGGTCAAATGGCAGAAGCTAATCTTTTTCTAGGTTACAATTATCAAAACGAAGGTTTAGTTGTGCACGGTTATCAAATGGGACGGCAGCTAGGTTTTCCTACGGCTAATTTGTCTATGAGTAATGAACAATTCATTCCTAGAATTGGAGTTTACGTTTCGCGCGTAAAAGTGGGACAAACTTGGTGGCCTGCGATGACTTCGATCGGGCGCAATATTACATTTAAACGTGGAGATAATCCGTTAACCATCGAAGCCAATTTATTAGACTTTGATCAAGATTTGTATGGAAAAACTTTACAAATTGAATGGCTAGATTATTTGCGTGATGAGGTGAAATTTGCCGATGCTTCGGCATTAATAGCCCAGTTACACCAAGATCAGGAGAATACTGAGCTTTATTTCAGAAAATAA
- the truB gene encoding tRNA pseudouridine(55) synthase TruB, with amino-acid sequence MNGIIPLYKPRGMTSADCVYQLRKLLHEKKIGHTGTLDPEVDGVLTICVGQATKLVNWLLDSDKVYQGQVVLGKATSTEDATGEIIDQKEILTPFTIEQVEAAMLSLTGSIQQTPPMYSAVKVNGKRLYEYARAGQIVQRPSRQVTIKKFQMRGVPHFDEHQHLQMLDFTVVCSKGTYIRTLAVQLGESLNVPAYMSRLTRTAGSSFTLDQTVSFDQISAKLQQNEFDFCLPLEAAFSSQIPRCTLTDEQWQQVQNGSKITLAASSKQVLLTFNGIAKALYQKQADFYVPQIMLLKNDR; translated from the coding sequence ATGAATGGCATTATTCCATTGTATAAACCAAGGGGCATGACTAGTGCGGATTGTGTCTATCAATTACGCAAATTATTGCACGAAAAAAAGATTGGTCATACGGGCACATTGGATCCAGAAGTCGATGGCGTCTTAACGATTTGTGTTGGTCAGGCGACCAAGCTAGTTAATTGGTTATTAGATTCGGATAAAGTTTATCAAGGACAAGTTGTGCTGGGGAAAGCCACGTCGACCGAAGATGCAACGGGTGAAATTATTGACCAAAAAGAAATTTTAACACCCTTTACTATTGAACAAGTCGAAGCGGCCATGTTAAGTTTGACCGGTTCGATTCAACAGACTCCACCGATGTATTCTGCAGTAAAAGTCAATGGTAAGCGGTTGTATGAATATGCGCGTGCTGGTCAAATCGTTCAACGACCTTCACGACAAGTAACCATCAAAAAATTTCAAATGCGTGGTGTGCCCCATTTTGATGAGCATCAACATTTACAAATGCTTGATTTTACGGTGGTTTGTTCTAAGGGGACTTATATTCGGACTTTGGCGGTTCAGCTAGGAGAATCTTTAAATGTGCCTGCGTATATGAGCCGCTTGACACGGACTGCCGGCAGTTCGTTTACTTTGGATCAAACTGTTAGTTTTGACCAAATTAGCGCGAAATTACAGCAAAATGAATTTGATTTTTGTTTACCGCTAGAAGCTGCGTTTTCGTCCCAAATTCCTCGTTGCACTTTAACTGATGAGCAATGGCAGCAAGTACAAAATGGGAGTAAAATTACATTAGCGGCTTCAAGTAAACAAGTACTACTAACTTTTAATGGTATTGCGAAAGCATTATATCAAAAGCAAGCAGATTTTTATGTTCCTCAAATTATGCTCTTGAAAAATGATAGGTGA
- the rbfA gene encoding 30S ribosome-binding factor RbfA gives MKYRVGRVEQEIQKEVNDILLKRVRDPRVSGVTITGVDVTGDLQQATIYFSILSDTASEAQKALAGLNKAKGLIRGEMGHRLSIYKTPELLFKQDDSIRYGEHIDDLLRQLNTPDK, from the coding sequence ATGAAATATCGTGTTGGACGTGTTGAACAAGAGATTCAAAAAGAAGTCAATGATATTTTGCTCAAACGGGTTCGTGATCCGCGAGTTAGTGGTGTCACCATTACAGGTGTCGATGTAACTGGCGATTTGCAACAAGCTACGATATATTTTAGCATTTTGTCGGATACTGCTAGTGAAGCACAAAAAGCTTTAGCTGGTTTGAACAAAGCTAAGGGTTTGATTCGAGGCGAGATGGGTCATCGTTTATCCATTTATAAGACTCCAGAATTGCTGTTTAAGCAAGATGATTCAATTCGTTACGGTGAGCATATTGATGATTTGTTGCGTCAATTGAATACACCAGACAAATAG
- a CDS encoding L7Ae/L30e/S12e/Gadd45 family ribosomal protein → MSEQQILNFLGIAKRARQTISGQELVLKAIKSGRANFVFLASDTSANAQQVLIKALNKKSIPFDLSFSQIELSQAIGQATKSIAVTDKGFAQRFQELVQNN, encoded by the coding sequence TTGAGTGAACAACAAATTTTGAATTTTTTGGGAATTGCTAAACGAGCACGCCAAACCATCAGCGGTCAGGAATTAGTTTTAAAAGCAATCAAGAGTGGTCGAGCCAATTTCGTATTTTTGGCTAGTGATACTAGTGCTAATGCGCAACAGGTTTTGATTAAAGCTTTAAATAAGAAGTCAATTCCTTTTGATTTATCTTTTTCCCAAATTGAATTGAGTCAAGCTATTGGTCAGGCTACCAAATCAATCGCTGTTACTGATAAAGGTTTCGCTCAAAGATTTCAAGAATTAGTGCAGAATAATTAA
- the rnpM gene encoding RNase P modulator RnpM: protein MKARKVPMRKDVLTNEMVPKRLLVRIVRNKEGEVSVDATGKKPGRGAYVGLDPQAVKQAASAHTLDKILKVKLSAEFYQELYDYVDHQKARLDLFGELGKKH, encoded by the coding sequence GTGAAGGCTCGGAAAGTTCCAATGCGTAAAGATGTTTTGACAAATGAGATGGTACCTAAAAGATTATTAGTTCGGATTGTGCGCAACAAAGAAGGCGAAGTGAGCGTTGATGCGACTGGTAAAAAACCAGGTCGTGGTGCTTATGTGGGCTTAGATCCGCAAGCTGTCAAGCAAGCGGCTAGTGCACATACGTTAGATAAGATTTTAAAAGTCAAGTTGTCGGCTGAATTTTATCAGGAACTATATGACTATGTAGATCACCAAAAGGCGCGGCTAGATTTATTTGGTGAGTTAGGCAAAAAACATTGA
- the rimP gene encoding ribosome maturation factor RimP, with amino-acid sequence MISVTEKVTQLVQPILHGHDFYLVDLEYVKEAGSWYLRLYIDKPGGIDIEECAVVSQELSDQLDVQDPEVIPNAYFLEVSSPGAERPLKTQQDLQAAVNQYIHVSLYQKLEGNKVFEGTLLAYDDDQLTLEIKIKSQTKKLIIPRRQIAAIRLAIEF; translated from the coding sequence GTGATTTCTGTTACTGAAAAAGTTACACAGCTGGTGCAGCCTATTTTGCATGGTCATGACTTTTATTTAGTAGATTTAGAATATGTTAAAGAAGCAGGAAGTTGGTATTTACGTTTATATATTGACAAGCCTGGGGGAATTGACATTGAAGAATGTGCTGTGGTGAGTCAGGAATTAAGTGATCAGCTTGATGTCCAAGATCCTGAAGTGATCCCCAATGCTTACTTTTTAGAGGTATCTTCGCCAGGTGCTGAGCGTCCACTCAAAACGCAGCAGGACTTACAAGCTGCTGTGAATCAATATATTCATGTTAGCCTGTATCAAAAATTAGAAGGAAATAAAGTTTTTGAAGGAACACTGCTGGCTTATGATGATGATCAATTAACATTAGAAATAAAGATCAAGTCGCAGACAAAAAAGCTCATTATTCCACGGCGACAAATTGCTGCGATACGTTTAGCAATTGAGTTCTAA
- a CDS encoding PolC-type DNA polymerase III, giving the protein MADVQGMFQNLLNQIQLPDEMKQTPIFQSGQIKKVEVHTESQRWTFILDFAQILPASTWQIFQQHLQTAFAGVKQVDFEVQVANPSVNSELLTAYWPLVVERQNFNLAMKRTLAQQSRLELQNQQLNLIINNDILRDYLSQQYLNDLTQTLQQMGFPSFKLQVAVDQSQTKMQQEQLQQKQLQQQQQISVNVSHKKSSHPQTSSSGPIIGKKIAADAIVVSMEAITEEQQSVVVEGYIFSSEVRSLRSGRQLLILEITDYTSSFVVKKFSKNGETAEVFDDFAKGTWLKVRGSVQEDNYTRELTINAYDLNVVKKRMREDQAQDKRIELHTHTNMSQMDAISSTTDLVKRAADWGQPAIAITDHSTAQSFPDAYAAGQKYSVKVIYGVEANLVDEGEPIAYNLRDENLADAEYVVFDVETTGLSAVYDSIIELAAVKMKDGKIIQEFDEFIDPGHPLSATTINLTSITDDMVHNSNTEQEAMDKFNDFMGGAILAGHNVTFDIGFLNAARRRCQYQPVSVPVVDTLEMSRTLHSEYRNHKLDSLAKRYDIKLEHHHRANSDAATTGYLMYALFKEMNERFSITNVLQLNDHIGGDEAYKQARPYHAILLAQTQAGLKNLFKIISSSMTEYYFRTPRVPRRILNQYRNGILVGSACSSGEVFTAMMQKGYDEAYQKAQFYDYLEIMPHAIYQPLIESGLINNQTALEEIVANIVKLGQDLDKPVVASGDVHYLDAKDAIYREIIVKAVKSNPLARQTLPLADFKTTDEMLADLQFLGEQTAHQVVIDNPRIVADWVDDDITPVKDKLYTPKIPGSEQEIQDLTYNKAHELYGDPLPEIVQQRLDKELKSIIGNGFSVIYLIAQKLVYKSNKDGYLVGSRGSVGSSLVATMTGITEVNPLPPHYRCPNCQYTEFYTQGEVGSGFDLADRLCPECQTELMKDGHDIPFETFLGFNGDKVPDIDLNFSGDYQPIAHNYTKVLFGEDHVFRAGTIGTVADRTAYGYVSNFEELTDQKFRGAEKDRLAAGSTGVKRTTGQHPAGIIVVPDYMDIYDFTPIQYPADDQSAAWKTTHFDFHSIHDNILKLDILGHDDPTMIRMLQDLSGIDPKTIPTDDPDVMSLFSGTEALGVTPEQINSKMGTLGVPEFGTKFVRGMLEETHPTTFAELLQISGLSHGTDVWLGNAEEYIQQGIVTLKDVIGCRDNIMMDLIHWGMEPGMSFQIMEHVRKGKGIPDEWQKVMQDNENVPDWYIDSCLKIKYMFPKAHATAYIMMALRIAYFKVHMPIIYYCAYLSVRADVFDLVTMANGKEAVKNEIKLINEQGNDATAKDKSLLTVLEIVNECLERDINIKMVDLEHSDAMNFKILDAHTLLAPFIAVPSLGLNVAKQIVAAREEQPFLSKEDLSKRGHVSQSIIDYLTENKVLEGIPDENQLSLF; this is encoded by the coding sequence ATGGCAGATGTGCAAGGCATGTTTCAAAATTTATTAAATCAAATACAGTTGCCAGATGAGATGAAGCAAACGCCAATTTTTCAATCAGGTCAAATTAAAAAAGTCGAAGTCCATACTGAATCTCAGCGATGGACTTTTATTTTAGATTTTGCACAGATATTACCTGCGTCAACTTGGCAAATTTTTCAGCAGCATCTTCAAACTGCATTTGCTGGGGTTAAGCAAGTTGACTTTGAGGTTCAAGTAGCTAATCCTTCTGTTAATTCTGAGTTGTTAACTGCGTATTGGCCGTTGGTAGTGGAGCGACAGAACTTTAATTTGGCAATGAAGCGGACTTTAGCGCAGCAGTCGCGTTTGGAATTACAAAATCAACAATTAAACTTGATCATCAATAATGATATTTTGAGGGACTATTTGTCGCAACAATATTTAAATGATTTGACACAAACGTTGCAGCAAATGGGTTTTCCGTCGTTTAAATTACAAGTTGCAGTTGATCAATCACAGACGAAAATGCAGCAGGAACAATTGCAACAAAAACAGTTACAGCAGCAACAACAAATTAGTGTCAATGTGTCACATAAAAAAAGTAGTCACCCACAAACTAGCAGTTCAGGTCCGATAATTGGTAAAAAAATTGCTGCTGACGCTATTGTTGTATCCATGGAAGCAATCACTGAAGAACAGCAATCTGTTGTTGTAGAAGGATATATTTTTAGTTCTGAAGTTCGTAGCCTGCGATCTGGTCGACAGTTATTAATTTTGGAAATTACAGATTACACTTCATCATTTGTAGTCAAGAAGTTTTCTAAAAATGGGGAGACGGCTGAAGTTTTTGATGATTTTGCTAAGGGCACTTGGTTAAAAGTTCGAGGATCTGTACAAGAAGATAATTATACAAGAGAATTAACCATTAACGCATATGACTTAAACGTGGTTAAAAAACGGATGCGAGAAGATCAAGCTCAAGATAAGCGAATTGAATTGCACACGCATACTAATATGAGTCAAATGGACGCTATTAGTTCCACAACAGATTTGGTTAAACGCGCTGCTGATTGGGGACAACCAGCCATTGCCATTACTGACCATTCTACGGCGCAGTCCTTCCCTGATGCCTATGCAGCCGGACAAAAATACAGTGTGAAAGTTATCTATGGTGTTGAAGCTAACCTGGTGGATGAAGGTGAACCCATTGCCTATAATTTACGCGATGAAAATCTAGCAGATGCGGAATATGTAGTATTTGATGTGGAAACCACAGGATTGTCGGCTGTTTATGACTCAATTATTGAATTGGCAGCGGTGAAAATGAAGGACGGTAAAATTATTCAAGAATTTGATGAATTTATTGATCCGGGTCATCCACTATCGGCTACAACGATTAATTTAACATCAATAACTGATGACATGGTTCACAATAGTAATACTGAGCAAGAAGCAATGGACAAGTTCAATGATTTTATGGGCGGTGCTATTTTAGCGGGTCACAATGTTACTTTTGATATCGGATTTTTGAATGCGGCTAGGCGCAGATGTCAATATCAGCCAGTCAGTGTGCCTGTTGTAGATACTTTGGAAATGTCTAGAACGTTGCATTCCGAATACCGCAATCATAAGCTGGATAGTTTAGCAAAGCGTTATGATATCAAATTGGAACATCATCATCGGGCTAATTCTGATGCGGCTACCACAGGTTATTTGATGTATGCTTTGTTTAAAGAAATGAATGAGCGATTTTCAATTACAAATGTTTTGCAGTTAAATGATCATATTGGTGGTGATGAGGCTTACAAGCAAGCACGGCCTTATCACGCAATTTTATTGGCACAAACACAGGCAGGCTTGAAAAATTTATTCAAAATTATCTCTAGTTCGATGACGGAATATTATTTTCGGACGCCACGCGTTCCGCGCAGGATTTTGAATCAATATCGTAACGGAATATTAGTCGGTTCTGCTTGTAGTTCGGGCGAAGTTTTCACAGCGATGATGCAAAAGGGTTATGATGAGGCTTATCAAAAAGCGCAGTTTTATGATTATTTGGAAATCATGCCGCATGCTATTTATCAGCCGTTAATTGAATCTGGTTTGATTAATAATCAAACAGCGTTGGAAGAGATTGTGGCAAATATTGTGAAGTTGGGTCAGGATTTGGATAAACCTGTCGTTGCCAGTGGTGATGTGCATTATTTGGATGCAAAAGATGCGATTTATCGAGAAATAATTGTTAAAGCTGTGAAAAGTAATCCATTAGCTCGGCAAACACTGCCACTTGCCGATTTTAAAACTACCGACGAAATGTTGGCTGATTTGCAATTTTTAGGTGAGCAGACAGCACATCAAGTTGTAATTGACAATCCACGAATTGTGGCTGATTGGGTAGACGATGATATTACACCGGTTAAGGATAAGCTTTATACACCGAAAATTCCGGGTTCCGAACAGGAAATTCAGGATTTAACCTATAATAAGGCACACGAATTATATGGTGATCCATTGCCTGAGATTGTCCAACAGCGTTTGGATAAGGAACTTAAAAGTATCATTGGTAATGGTTTTTCGGTAATCTATTTAATTGCTCAGAAATTGGTTTATAAAAGTAATAAAGATGGCTATTTAGTTGGTTCCCGGGGCTCTGTGGGCTCTAGTTTGGTAGCTACTATGACAGGAATTACGGAAGTTAATCCGTTGCCGCCACATTATCGTTGTCCTAATTGTCAATATACGGAATTTTATACTCAAGGTGAGGTTGGCTCAGGTTTTGACTTGGCAGATAGGCTTTGTCCTGAGTGTCAAACTGAATTGATGAAAGATGGTCACGATATCCCCTTTGAAACTTTCCTAGGTTTCAATGGTGATAAAGTCCCTGATATTGATTTGAACTTTTCGGGTGATTATCAACCAATTGCGCATAATTATACGAAAGTTTTGTTTGGTGAAGATCACGTTTTTCGAGCGGGTACAATCGGTACTGTTGCGGATCGAACAGCGTATGGCTATGTCAGCAATTTTGAAGAATTAACTGATCAAAAATTTCGGGGAGCTGAAAAGGACCGTTTAGCTGCTGGTTCTACGGGGGTGAAGCGAACGACGGGGCAACATCCGGCGGGCATTATTGTAGTGCCAGATTATATGGATATCTATGACTTTACGCCGATTCAATATCCGGCTGATGACCAAAGTGCAGCTTGGAAAACAACGCATTTTGATTTTCATTCGATTCACGATAATATTTTGAAACTGGATATTTTAGGTCATGATGATCCAACGATGATCCGGATGTTGCAAGATTTGTCGGGGATTGATCCAAAAACAATTCCCACAGATGATCCGGATGTGATGTCTTTGTTTTCAGGCACGGAAGCATTAGGAGTAACACCTGAACAAATTAATTCTAAAATGGGAACCCTAGGTGTTCCTGAGTTTGGAACCAAATTTGTCCGTGGTATGTTGGAGGAAACGCATCCCACAACTTTTGCAGAGTTATTACAAATTTCAGGTTTGTCACACGGAACTGATGTCTGGCTTGGTAATGCGGAAGAATATATTCAACAAGGTATTGTGACGTTAAAAGATGTGATTGGTTGTCGTGATAATATCATGATGGACTTAATTCATTGGGGCATGGAACCGGGGATGTCGTTTCAGATTATGGAACATGTTCGTAAGGGTAAAGGGATTCCAGATGAATGGCAAAAAGTTATGCAGGATAATGAAAATGTACCCGATTGGTATATTGATTCCTGTTTAAAAATCAAATATATGTTTCCAAAAGCCCATGCGACAGCTTATATTATGATGGCTTTACGGATTGCTTATTTTAAAGTCCATATGCCAATTATTTATTATTGCGCGTACTTGTCTGTGCGGGCGGATGTATTTGATTTGGTAACCATGGCTAATGGCAAAGAAGCGGTCAAAAATGAGATAAAGTTAATCAATGAGCAAGGCAATGACGCAACCGCAAAGGACAAAAGTTTATTGACTGTATTAGAGATTGTCAATGAATGTTTGGAACGTGATATTAATATTAAGATGGTTGATTTGGAACACTCAGATGCGATGAATTTTAAAATTTTGGACGCACACACATTACTTGCACCATTTATTGCAGTTCCAAGTTTGGGTTTGAATGTTGCTAAACAAATTGTTGCGGCACGTGAAGAACAACCATTTTTGTCAAAAGAAGATTTATCCAAGCGTGGTCACGTTTCACAATCAATTATTGATTATCTAACGGAAAATAAAGTATTAGAAGGAATTCCCGATGAGAATCAACTATCGTTGTTTTGA
- a CDS encoding proline--tRNA ligase, producing MKQSRVLIPTLKETPSDAEAISHQLMLRAGFIRPVSAGMYAYLPLAYRVLRNIEQIAREELDKIGSVEMLAPAVLPAEMWQESGRYDTYGQNLFKFKDRHQRDFILGPTHEETMTYLIRNVLNSYKKMPQVLYQIQPKYRDENRPRYGLLRGREFIMLDAYSFTANNDDLDTAFDYLEQAFRNIFERNDLNYRAILADSGEMGGNGSKEFHAIAPVGEDTIVYSDVSDYAANLEMATSILQPNPQHELAPLKEINVSPSVKKVKDLAADLKIKVQEIIKCVAYMADDEPVLALIRGDFDINEVKLKNFLHVVELTPATDEQVEQIFQSVPGFIGPLNQKVAVKMIGDLSIQNLTNAVTGANQRGIHYQNVNPKRDYQVLDYADIRTVKEGELSPDNKGILHFTRGIEIGHIFKLGTKYSESMGAHFLDENGKQQPVIMGSYGIGISRLLSAIVEQHHDERGMVWPWQIAPYQVHVVVMNVKKVEQLTLAEEIEANLTAQGLSVLVDDRKERPGVKFAESDLIGIPVRITVGKKAADQIVEIKLRQQEDSVEVAQSDISETIKILLQNND from the coding sequence ATGAAACAATCACGGGTTTTGATTCCGACCTTAAAGGAAACGCCGAGTGATGCAGAGGCTATTAGTCATCAACTAATGTTACGGGCTGGTTTTATTCGACCTGTGTCAGCGGGGATGTATGCTTATTTACCACTGGCTTATCGAGTTTTACGTAATATTGAGCAAATTGCACGTGAAGAATTGGACAAAATAGGTAGTGTCGAAATGCTGGCACCGGCGGTTTTGCCTGCTGAGATGTGGCAAGAAAGCGGTCGTTACGATACTTATGGTCAAAATTTATTCAAATTTAAAGATCGCCATCAACGTGACTTTATTTTGGGTCCGACGCATGAAGAAACTATGACTTATTTGATTCGCAATGTTTTAAATTCTTATAAAAAAATGCCACAAGTTCTTTATCAAATTCAACCCAAATATCGTGATGAAAATCGACCGCGTTATGGTTTGTTACGTGGACGCGAATTTATTATGTTGGATGCTTATTCGTTTACAGCCAACAATGATGATTTGGATACTGCATTTGATTATCTTGAACAGGCATTTCGTAATATTTTTGAGCGTAATGATCTGAATTATCGAGCCATTTTAGCTGATTCCGGTGAAATGGGCGGTAATGGGTCTAAAGAGTTTCATGCAATTGCCCCAGTCGGTGAGGATACTATTGTTTATTCGGATGTCAGTGATTATGCAGCTAATTTAGAGATGGCTACAAGTATATTACAACCTAATCCTCAACACGAACTCGCGCCCTTGAAGGAAATTAATGTGAGTCCTAGTGTTAAGAAAGTTAAAGATTTAGCGGCTGATTTAAAGATTAAAGTTCAAGAGATTATTAAGTGTGTCGCTTATATGGCTGATGATGAGCCAGTTTTGGCTTTAATTCGCGGTGATTTTGATATCAACGAAGTTAAATTGAAGAATTTTTTGCATGTTGTAGAATTGACTCCTGCTACTGATGAACAGGTAGAGCAAATTTTTCAAAGTGTTCCGGGCTTTATTGGCCCGTTGAATCAAAAAGTTGCAGTCAAGATGATTGGCGATCTATCTATTCAAAATTTGACTAATGCGGTGACTGGTGCTAATCAAAGGGGAATTCATTATCAAAATGTTAATCCAAAACGTGATTACCAAGTTTTGGATTATGCAGATATTCGTACAGTTAAAGAAGGTGAATTGTCTCCTGATAATAAAGGCATTTTACATTTTACGCGGGGCATTGAGATCGGACATATCTTTAAATTAGGTACAAAGTATTCTGAGAGTATGGGTGCGCATTTCTTAGATGAAAATGGGAAGCAGCAACCAGTGATTATGGGTAGCTATGGAATTGGTATTAGTCGTTTATTGTCAGCAATTGTTGAACAACATCATGATGAGCGAGGAATGGTGTGGCCTTGGCAAATTGCTCCCTATCAAGTTCATGTGGTCGTAATGAATGTTAAAAAAGTTGAACAATTAACTTTAGCTGAAGAAATTGAGGCTAATTTAACAGCGCAAGGTTTGTCAGTTTTAGTTGATGATCGTAAAGAACGACCAGGAGTTAAGTTTGCCGAGTCGGATTTGATTGGTATCCCGGTTCGAATTACTGTGGGTAAAAAAGCAGCTGATCAGATTGTTGAAATCAAACTGAGACAACAAGAAGACTCTGTTGAAGTCGCTCAGAGTGATATTAGCGAAACAATTAAAATTTTGTTACAGAATAATGATTAA
- the rseP gene encoding RIP metalloprotease RseP yields the protein MIAILTFIIVFGLIVFVHEFGHYYFAKKSGILVRQFSIGMGPKLVSYTRNHTLYVVRLLPLGGYVMLAGAEDDDEQLKPGVIVGLKLNETGQVVKIDNSQNTNNSTLIPFQIVQSDLEKKLYLEGYEASDDEHLKRLDVDHDAILVDSSNNPMQIAPLDVQFNSASLFHRFITNIAGPFNNIVFGMLVYLLSAFLLGGAPSNSTQLGTIQAHSPASQAKLHTGDRILQVGQTKTNNWEQLVKAISERPAKSTDIVVKTKTGSTRSVTIKPRSVKSNHQTIGQIGIMQARDQRLGSTFKYGWNSAVGAVSTILNALKQMVTGGFNLNQLGGPVAIYSQTSQVAAMGWKEVVVFIGWLSINLGIMNLLPIPALDGGKLLLNIVEAIRRKPLSTKIELVVNMVGVGLLLILMVAVTWNDIMRFFVH from the coding sequence TTGATTGCAATTCTGACTTTTATTATTGTTTTTGGACTTATCGTTTTTGTCCATGAGTTTGGTCACTATTATTTCGCAAAAAAATCAGGTATATTGGTACGACAATTTTCCATTGGTATGGGGCCAAAATTGGTTTCTTATACGCGTAATCATACTTTGTATGTGGTGCGTTTATTGCCTTTGGGCGGCTATGTGATGTTGGCGGGAGCTGAAGATGATGATGAACAATTAAAACCAGGGGTTATTGTTGGTTTAAAATTAAATGAGACTGGTCAAGTTGTCAAAATTGATAATTCTCAGAATACTAATAATTCTACCCTGATTCCCTTTCAAATTGTGCAAAGTGATTTAGAAAAAAAATTGTATTTGGAAGGTTATGAAGCTAGCGATGATGAACATTTGAAACGTTTAGATGTTGATCATGATGCCATCTTAGTTGATTCAAGTAATAATCCGATGCAAATTGCACCATTAGATGTCCAGTTTAATTCTGCCAGTTTGTTTCATCGATTTATCACAAATATTGCTGGTCCCTTTAACAATATTGTTTTTGGTATGCTGGTTTATTTGTTGAGTGCTTTTTTATTAGGTGGTGCGCCCAGTAATTCGACACAATTAGGAACCATTCAAGCTCATTCGCCTGCCTCTCAGGCCAAACTACACACGGGCGATCGAATTTTACAAGTTGGTCAAACGAAGACAAATAATTGGGAACAGTTGGTGAAAGCAATTAGTGAAAGACCGGCTAAGAGTACGGATATTGTGGTGAAAACTAAGACGGGTTCAACGCGTTCTGTGACAATTAAGCCACGATCAGTTAAAAGTAATCATCAAACAATTGGTCAAATTGGGATTATGCAGGCACGTGATCAGCGTCTAGGTTCAACTTTTAAATATGGTTGGAATTCAGCTGTGGGGGCAGTGTCTACGATTTTGAATGCCCTCAAACAAATGGTAACAGGTGGTTTTAATTTGAACCAATTAGGTGGTCCAGTTGCTATCTATTCACAGACTAGTCAAGTTGCTGCAATGGGGTGGAAAGAAGTAGTTGTCTTCATTGGTTGGCTTTCGATTAATTTGGGAATTATGAATTTATTACCAATTCCAGCGTTAGATGGCGGTAAATTGCTGTTAAATATTGTTGAGGCTATTCGTCGTAAACCGCTTTCTACTAAAATAGAATTGGTAGTTAATATGGTTGGCGTTGGATTATTGCTAATTTTGATGGTAGCGGTGACTTGGAACGATATCATGAGATTTTTTGTGCATTAG